From Molothrus aeneus isolate 106 chromosome 18, BPBGC_Maene_1.0, whole genome shotgun sequence, a single genomic window includes:
- the PEBP1 gene encoding phosphatidylethanolamine-binding protein 1 codes for MPVDLAKWDGPLSLSEVEQKPAHPLRVKYGSVEIDELGKVLTPTQVQNRPTSIEWDGCDPQKLYTLVLTDPDAPSRKDPKFREWHHFLVTNMKGNNVGSGTVMSDYVGSGPPKGTGLHRYVWLVYEQPQQLACSEPVLSNRSGDKRGKFKVAAFRSKYGLGAPVAGTCYQAEWDEYVPKLYEQLSGK; via the exons ATGCCGGTGGACCTGGCCAAGTGGGACGGGCCCCTGAGCCTCTCCGAGGTGGAGCAGAAGCCGGCGCACCCGCTGAGGGTCAAGTATGGCTCCGTGGAGATCGACGAGCTGGGCAAGGTGCTCACGCCCACTCAG GTCCAGAATCGCCCCACCAGCATCGAGTGGGACGGCTGCGATCCCCAGAAGCTTTACACCCTGGTTCTCACAGACCCTGATGCGCCCAGTCGGAAGGACCCGAAGTTCAG AGAGTGGCATCACTTCCTGGTGACCAACATGAAAGGCAACAATGTGGGCAGCGGGACCGTCATGTCGGATTATGTTGGCTCTGGGCCTCCCAAGGGAACAG GGCTGCACCGCTACGTGTGGCTGGTGTACGAGCAGCCGCAGCAGCTGGCCTGCAGCGAGCCCGTGCTCTCCAACCGCTCCGGGGACAAGCGCGGCAAGTTCAAGGTGGCCGCCTTCCGCAGCAAGTACGGGCTGGGGGCGCCCGTGGCGGGCACCTGCTACCAGGCCGAGTGGGATGAGTACGTGCCCAAGCTCTACGAGCAGCTCTCAGGGAAGTAG
- the VSIG10 gene encoding V-set and immunoglobulin domain-containing protein 10, whose translation MQRLGGMPPARLVLALCFWRLVPRREAAGTDEVVFGQVGGSVLLLCRNVSKEATEVVWFQGDPQSFPPLFSSRVSFPPDVRFSLVDNSSLSISELRVQDEGNYTCREVLNKTDHEHKVQLLVANPPQAAPKCWAESSSSGLMLQLFCSWPGGYPHPTLHWREEGQDLENSSWVISSTSSSDTHMETLNSSHLAHRKVFTCVGSHVVKQEQPACTVEIKLPSLESEPPQTCFVGDNVTLTCRVTESTPAARLSWLRDISQPEEEIQPGGRFLITQEGNVSRLTIQNCSQATDGGCYVCKAQNPVGLRELFVCLTVKQPVNIVGVVGAVVVLSLLTVLTVTGVVLYYNPLLCLRGAAFRNADSGDVLILVDSEDDEEGKGSEEALSSCSEHEAMALVGGSRAQAAHLNHLTEGDDDELHSGVSAQEVREEARGS comes from the exons ATGCAGCGCCTCGGCGGGATGCCGCCGGCGCGGCTCGTCCTCGCCCTTTGCTTCTGGAGGCTGGTGCCGCGCCGGGAGGCCGCAG GAACAGATGAAGTGGTTTTTGGGCAGGTGGGAGGAAGCGTCCTCCTCTTATGCCGCAACGTGTCCAAGGAAGCCACCGAGGTGGTCTGGTTCCAAGGGGATCCGCAGTCCTTCCCACCTCTCTTCTCCTCGAGGGTCTCCTTCCCCCCTGATGTCCGCTTTTCCCTGGTGGACAACAGCTCCCTGAGCATCTCCGAGCTGCGTGTGCAGGACGAGGGCAACTACACCTGCAGGGAAGTGCTGAACAAGACGGACCACGAGCACAAGGTGCAGCTCCTGGTGGCCA ATCCACCACAGGCAGCCCCAAAGTGCTGGGCTGAGAGCTCCTCATCAGGGCTGATGCTGCAGCTGTTCTGCAGCTGGCCTGGAGGGTACCCCCACCCCACCCTGCACTGGAGAGAAGAGGGGCAGGATTTGGAGAACTCCAGCTGGGTCATCAGCTCCACCAGCTCCTCAGACACCCACATGGAGACCCTGAACAGCTCCCACCTTGCCCACAGGAAAGTCTTCACGTGTGTGGGCAGCCACGTGGtgaagcaggagcagcctgcctGCACTGTGGAGATAA AGCTCCCTTCCCTGGAGTCTGAGCCCCCTCAGACCTGCTTTGTGGGTGACAACGTGACGCTGACCTGCCGGGTGACCGAGAGCACGCCGGCAGCTCGGCTCAGCTGGCTCAGGGACATCTCCCAGCCCGAGGAGGAGATCCAGCCTGGGGGGAGGTTCCTCATCACCCAGGAGGGCAACGTGTCCCGGCTCACCATCCAGAACTGCTCCCAGGCCACTGATGGGGGCTGCTACGTCTGCAAGGCCCAGAACCCCGTGGGGCTCAGGGAGCTCTTCGTCTGCCTCACGGTGAAAC AGCCGGTGAACATCGTTGGGGTCGTGGGTGCTGTGGTGGTGCTGTCTCTCCTGACTGTTCTCACTGTCACTGGGGTTGTGTTGTACTACAATCCCCTCCTGTGCCTCAGAG GTGCTGCATTCAG gaATGCAGACTCAGGGGATGTCCTAATACTGGTGGACTCTGAAGATGACGAGGAGGGGAAGGGGTCTGAGGaggccctgagcagctgcagcgaGCACGAGGCCATGGCGCTggtgggtgggagcagggcccaggctgcTCACCTGAACCACCTCACAGAAG GTGACGATGACGAGCTCCACAGTGGGGTCTCTGCACAGGAAGTGAGAGAAGAGGCACGAGGCTCATAG
- the CFAP73 gene encoding cilia- and flagella-associated protein 73 isoform X1: MDPELEERVREAFRDKLRLLPAELHAARGRTGAARGPATLPPSTRVLLKRREAAEAERELQNQRQEFQQRMQRLAQRRQQLARRQEQHRDAVLRFESFLKAVAARRERALRREGEERARAAAERAESARLQRELERLLRHRERLARRLRSLRPFGDYLRDVLARMGQFQDVPAMLVHFGVLAEVRAALAREAETGQEQLAQGRAQLQRYRQESSTQLLGTRNELARLHTRLEAARRDVLQWESCWTRIQSTATQKTLLLGQIKLAVLNLFQQTTAQLRIPTDGAQEDTKAQLDMVSTTLSPGQWGWGHTGALTSLDGCGSSLPPPQVLLCMQALGDICATGTHPQHHRSARLLRGQE, from the exons ATGGACCCGGAGTTGGAGGAGCGGGTGCGAGAGGCTTTCCGGGACAAACTGCGGCTGCT CCCGGCCGAGCTGCACGCAGCCCGTGGCAGGacgggggcagcgcggggccCCGCCACGCTGCCTCCATCCACCCGTGTGCTCCTCAAGAGGCGGGAGGCGGCCGAGGCGGAGCGGGAGCTGCAGAACCAGCGGCAG GAGTTCCAGCAGCGGATGCAGCGCCTGGCGCAGCGCCGGCAGCAGCTGGCCCGGAGGCAAGAGCAGCACCGCGACGCCGTGCTCAGATTCGAGTCCTTCCTCAAG GCGGTGGCGGCCCGGCGGGAGCGGGCGCTGCGGCGGGAGGGCGAGGAgcgggcgcgggcggcggcggagcgAGCGGAGAGCGCCCGGCTGCAGCGGGAGCTGGAGCGGCTGCTGCGGCACCGGGAGCGCCTGGCCCGGCGCCTGCGGAGCCTCCGGCCCTTCGGGGACTACCTGCGGGACGTGCTGGCCAGGATGGGGCAG TTCCAGGACGTGCCGGCCATGCTGGTGCATTTCGGGGTGCTGGCAGAGGTGcgggcagccctggcacgggAGGCAGAAAccgggcaggagcagctggcccagggcagggcacagctccagcgGTACCGTCAGGagagcagcacccagctcctgggcacCAGGAACGAGCTGGCCCGGCTCCACACACGCCTGGAGGCTGCCCGCCGGGATGTGCTCCAGTGG GAGTCCTGCTGGACCCGCATCCAGAGCACAGCCACCCAGAAgaccctgctgctggggcagatcAAGCTGGCTGTGCTGAATCTCTTCCAGcaaaccacagcacagctcaggatcCCCACGGACGGAGCCCAGGAGGATACAAAGGCCCAGCTGGACATGGTCAGCACAACACTCTCCCCAggacagtggggctggggacacacaggggcacTTACATCCCTGGATGGCTGTGGCAGCAGTCTCCCACCTCcacaggtgctgctctgcatgCAGGCCCTGGGTGACATCTGTGCCACTGGCACACACCCACAGCACCACAGGAGTGCCAGGCTGCTTCGGGGCCAGGAAtag
- the CFAP73 gene encoding cilia- and flagella-associated protein 73 isoform X2 — MDPELEERVREAFRDKLRLLPAELHAARGRTGAARGPATLPPSTRVLLKRREAAEAERELQNQRQEFQQRMQRLAQRRQQLARRQEQHRDAVLRFESFLKAVAARRERALRREGEERARAAAERAESARLQRELERLLRHRERLARRLRSLRPFGDYLRDVLARMGQFQDVPAMLVHFGVLAEVRAALAREAETGQEQLAQGRAQLQRYRQESSTQLLGTRNELARLHTRLEAARRDVLQWESCWTRIQSTATQKTLLLGQIKLAVLNLFQQTTAQLRIPTDGAQEDTKAQLDMVLLCMQALGDICATGTHPQHHRSARLLRGQE, encoded by the exons ATGGACCCGGAGTTGGAGGAGCGGGTGCGAGAGGCTTTCCGGGACAAACTGCGGCTGCT CCCGGCCGAGCTGCACGCAGCCCGTGGCAGGacgggggcagcgcggggccCCGCCACGCTGCCTCCATCCACCCGTGTGCTCCTCAAGAGGCGGGAGGCGGCCGAGGCGGAGCGGGAGCTGCAGAACCAGCGGCAG GAGTTCCAGCAGCGGATGCAGCGCCTGGCGCAGCGCCGGCAGCAGCTGGCCCGGAGGCAAGAGCAGCACCGCGACGCCGTGCTCAGATTCGAGTCCTTCCTCAAG GCGGTGGCGGCCCGGCGGGAGCGGGCGCTGCGGCGGGAGGGCGAGGAgcgggcgcgggcggcggcggagcgAGCGGAGAGCGCCCGGCTGCAGCGGGAGCTGGAGCGGCTGCTGCGGCACCGGGAGCGCCTGGCCCGGCGCCTGCGGAGCCTCCGGCCCTTCGGGGACTACCTGCGGGACGTGCTGGCCAGGATGGGGCAG TTCCAGGACGTGCCGGCCATGCTGGTGCATTTCGGGGTGCTGGCAGAGGTGcgggcagccctggcacgggAGGCAGAAAccgggcaggagcagctggcccagggcagggcacagctccagcgGTACCGTCAGGagagcagcacccagctcctgggcacCAGGAACGAGCTGGCCCGGCTCCACACACGCCTGGAGGCTGCCCGCCGGGATGTGCTCCAGTGG GAGTCCTGCTGGACCCGCATCCAGAGCACAGCCACCCAGAAgaccctgctgctggggcagatcAAGCTGGCTGTGCTGAATCTCTTCCAGcaaaccacagcacagctcaggatcCCCACGGACGGAGCCCAGGAGGATACAAAGGCCCAGCTGGACATG gtgctgctctgcatgCAGGCCCTGGGTGACATCTGTGCCACTGGCACACACCCACAGCACCACAGGAGTGCCAGGCTGCTTCGGGGCCAGGAAtag